The Verrucomicrobiia bacterium genome includes a window with the following:
- a CDS encoding DUF4339 domain-containing protein, translating into MYKIIGANQVEYGPVTAEQLRQWISEGRVNAQTQAQAIGETNWRPISTFPEFATSFPGNATPPPLSSSPPVPPLSTPPSPPSFGAGLPNDAGRAVALSEVSGPAIGLMVTAILGAFAALCRIFANAVGFPMNGFNNFNNFNNMPPEAQQWMRMMQSTSGTVGIFFSILGIAIAIFIFFGALKMKKLENHTFCVIASIIAMIPCISPCCCVGLPLGIWALVVLNKSEVRAYFS; encoded by the coding sequence ATGTATAAAATAATTGGAGCGAATCAAGTTGAGTACGGCCCGGTAACCGCCGAGCAGTTGCGCCAGTGGATTTCCGAAGGCCGCGTCAATGCGCAAACCCAGGCCCAGGCCATCGGCGAAACCAATTGGAGACCCATCTCCACCTTTCCCGAATTCGCCACCAGCTTTCCCGGCAACGCCACGCCGCCGCCATTATCTTCCTCCCCGCCCGTGCCGCCGCTGTCCACGCCGCCCTCACCGCCTTCATTCGGCGCCGGCCTGCCGAACGATGCCGGTCGCGCCGTCGCCCTGAGCGAAGTCAGCGGCCCCGCCATCGGCCTGATGGTCACCGCCATTCTCGGCGCCTTCGCCGCCCTCTGCCGTATCTTTGCCAACGCAGTCGGTTTTCCCATGAATGGATTCAACAATTTCAATAACTTCAACAACATGCCGCCGGAAGCCCAACAGTGGATGCGCATGATGCAATCCACCAGCGGCACGGTGGGCATTTTTTTTTCCATTCTGGGAATCGCGATCGCGATCTTCATTTTTTTCGGCGCGTTGAAAATGAAAAAGCTTGAGAACCACACCTTCTGCGTGATCGCAAGCATCATCGCCATGATCCCCTGCATCTCGCCGTGCTGCTGCGTGGGCTTGCCGCTCGGCATCTGGGCGCTCGTCGTCCTCAACAAATCCGAAGTCCGCGCTTACTTCAGTTAA
- a CDS encoding 30S ribosomal protein S1: MLTMEEAMKQSEMRFAAGEIVKGTIIEVRPKEVLVDIGYKSEGVIPANEFDDVKTLKIGDEIDVLIEKLEDKDGMVVLSKEKAEFKQNWDKILTICNEGGTIMGKVKAVVKGGLLVNIGVEAFLPASQIDVTTTKNLAAFVGNSYEFKVVKINQERQNIVLSRRELIEQERNDRRSKLLGEMTPGDIRKGTVKNITDFGAFIDLNGIDGLLHITDMSWGRIGHPSEILKVGQDLDVVVLDINKEKERVSLGLKQKLANPWDTIEAKYPIGAKVKGKVVNLVPYGAFVELEPGVEGLVHVTELSWTKRIAKPSDVLKPEQELEAVVLGINREEQKISLGVRQLETNPWDKAMEKYPPGTKVKGKIRNLTSYGAFIELEEGLDGMIHVSDISWTRKINHPSEVLKKGDEVEAVVLEIDKSNQRIAVGIKQLSVDPWSNIDQYYKVGDLVTGNVTKLASFGAFIGLQHEIDGLVHISQVSEERIEKIKNVLKVGQEVTARVIKIDKSDRRIGLSIKAATYSPEQLQAEQAVLDALKPGEDLVALQHAFDAADESKQD; the protein is encoded by the coding sequence ATGCTCACCATGGAAGAAGCCATGAAGCAAAGCGAAATGCGCTTTGCCGCTGGCGAAATTGTCAAAGGCACCATCATCGAAGTCCGTCCCAAGGAAGTCCTCGTGGACATCGGCTACAAAAGCGAAGGTGTCATCCCCGCCAATGAATTCGACGACGTCAAAACCCTGAAGATCGGCGACGAAATTGACGTCCTCATCGAGAAGCTCGAAGACAAGGACGGCATGGTCGTCCTCTCCAAGGAAAAAGCCGAATTCAAGCAGAACTGGGACAAGATCCTCACCATCTGCAATGAAGGCGGAACCATCATGGGCAAAGTCAAAGCCGTGGTCAAAGGCGGCCTGCTCGTCAACATCGGCGTCGAGGCCTTCCTGCCCGCGTCGCAGATTGACGTCACCACCACCAAGAATCTCGCCGCGTTCGTCGGTAATTCCTACGAATTTAAAGTCGTCAAGATCAACCAGGAACGCCAGAACATCGTGCTTTCCCGCCGCGAACTCATCGAGCAGGAACGCAACGATCGCCGCTCCAAACTCCTCGGCGAAATGACCCCGGGCGATATCCGCAAAGGCACCGTCAAGAACATCACCGACTTCGGCGCATTCATTGACCTCAATGGCATTGATGGCTTGCTCCACATCACCGACATGAGCTGGGGCCGCATCGGTCATCCCTCGGAAATCCTCAAAGTCGGCCAGGACCTCGACGTCGTTGTCCTCGACATCAACAAGGAAAAAGAGCGCGTCAGCCTCGGCCTCAAGCAGAAGCTCGCCAACCCCTGGGACACCATCGAAGCCAAGTACCCCATCGGCGCCAAGGTCAAAGGCAAAGTCGTCAACCTCGTGCCCTACGGCGCGTTTGTGGAACTCGAACCCGGCGTCGAAGGCCTCGTGCACGTCACCGAACTTTCCTGGACCAAGCGCATCGCCAAACCGAGCGATGTCCTCAAGCCGGAGCAGGAACTCGAAGCCGTCGTGCTCGGCATCAACCGCGAGGAGCAGAAAATCTCCCTCGGCGTCCGCCAGCTCGAGACCAATCCGTGGGACAAAGCCATGGAGAAATATCCTCCCGGAACTAAGGTCAAAGGCAAGATTCGCAACCTCACCAGCTACGGCGCTTTCATCGAACTGGAAGAAGGCCTGGACGGCATGATCCACGTCTCGGACATCTCCTGGACGCGCAAAATCAACCATCCTTCCGAAGTCCTCAAAAAGGGCGACGAAGTCGAGGCGGTTGTGCTCGAAATTGACAAGTCCAACCAGCGCATCGCCGTCGGCATCAAGCAACTCAGCGTGGATCCCTGGAGCAACATTGATCAGTACTACAAAGTCGGCGACCTCGTCACCGGCAACGTCACCAAGCTCGCAAGCTTCGGTGCGTTCATCGGATTGCAGCATGAAATTGACGGCCTCGTGCACATCTCGCAAGTCAGCGAAGAGCGCATCGAGAAAATCAAGAACGTGCTCAAGGTCGGCCAGGAAGTCACCGCGCGCGTCATCAAGATTGACAAGTCGGATCGCCGCATCGGTCTCTCCATCAAAGCCGCGACCTACTCGCCGGAACAACTCCAGGCCGAGCAGGCCGTTCTCGACGCGTTGAAACCCGGCGAAGACCTCGTCGCGCTCCAACACGCCTTCGACGCCGCCGACGAATCCAAGCAGGACTAA
- a CDS encoding UbiA-like polyprenyltransferase yields MPASPTTTLPSTPSSFFIVKWASFVKFSHTVFALPFALASMVVAARDTHGWPGWKKFCLILAAMVCARTCAMAFNRIADREFDKANPRTANRHLPAGQISLASAWMLCLLSGAGLVIVSFFINRICFYLSPVALAIVCFYSLTKRFTDFTHVFLGIALALAPIGAWLAVKGGFVWWPREQSAVLPILLAAAVVFWLIGFDIIYALQDYDFDRRQGLRSLVVRWGPANALSAAFLAHMLMWGLLMIFGLLSGFRIAYIIGMLLILVSLLLEHWLVRRRSLKWINVAFFRLNALISVIFLIITTAEVVFPHFNFGR; encoded by the coding sequence ATGCCCGCCTCACCCACAACCACCTTGCCCTCAACGCCTTCGAGCTTCTTCATCGTCAAGTGGGCCTCCTTCGTCAAATTCTCCCACACCGTTTTCGCGCTCCCCTTCGCCCTTGCCTCAATGGTCGTCGCCGCCCGCGACACCCACGGCTGGCCCGGCTGGAAAAAATTCTGCCTCATCCTCGCCGCCATGGTCTGCGCCCGCACCTGCGCCATGGCCTTTAATCGCATCGCCGACCGCGAATTCGACAAAGCCAACCCCCGCACCGCCAACCGCCACCTGCCCGCCGGCCAAATTTCCCTCGCCAGCGCCTGGATGCTTTGCCTCCTCAGCGGCGCCGGCCTCGTCATCGTCAGCTTTTTCATCAACCGCATCTGCTTTTACCTCTCGCCCGTCGCCCTCGCCATCGTTTGCTTTTATTCACTCACCAAACGCTTCACCGACTTCACCCACGTCTTCCTCGGCATCGCCCTCGCCCTCGCGCCAATCGGTGCGTGGCTCGCCGTCAAAGGCGGATTCGTCTGGTGGCCGCGCGAACAAAGCGCCGTACTGCCCATCCTCCTTGCCGCCGCCGTCGTCTTTTGGCTAATCGGCTTCGACATCATCTACGCCCTGCAAGACTACGACTTCGACCGCCGCCAGGGCCTGCGCTCCCTCGTCGTCCGCTGGGGCCCGGCCAACGCCCTCAGCGCCGCCTTCCTCGCCCACATGCTCATGTGGGGACTCCTCATGATCTTCGGCCTCCTATCGGGCTTCCGCATCGCCTACATCATCGGAATGCTCCTCATCCTCGTCAGCCTGCTTCTGGAACACTGGCTCGTTCGACGCCGCAGCCTCAAATGGATCAACGTCGCCTTCTTCCGGCTCAACGCCCTCATCAGCGTCATCTTCCTCATCATCACCACCGCCGAAGTCGTCTTCCCCCACTTCAATTTCGGCAGATAA
- a CDS encoding UbiX family flavin prenyltransferase yields MPKGPLVRILVALTGASGALYAQRLLDNLGGHEVHVVMSNYAQTVITQELPGGLHLAPGVKTHNLKSMNAPFASGSNPFDAMVVIPCSMGTLGRIAHGYSEDVLLRAADVMLKERRKLILVPREAPLSLVHVKNFELLLLAGAILLPANPYFYNNPTTIAHVVDTVVARVLDHLGVPQTLVPRWQEERD; encoded by the coding sequence ATGCCCAAAGGCCCGCTCGTGAGAATCCTCGTCGCCCTCACCGGCGCGAGCGGCGCCCTTTACGCTCAACGCCTGCTCGACAATCTCGGCGGACACGAAGTCCACGTGGTCATGAGCAACTACGCGCAAACCGTCATCACCCAGGAACTGCCCGGCGGACTCCACCTCGCGCCCGGCGTGAAAACTCACAACCTCAAAAGCATGAATGCCCCCTTCGCCAGCGGCTCCAATCCCTTCGACGCCATGGTTGTCATCCCGTGCAGCATGGGCACGCTCGGCCGCATCGCGCACGGTTACAGTGAGGACGTCCTCCTGCGCGCCGCCGACGTCATGCTCAAAGAACGCCGCAAACTCATCCTCGTCCCGCGCGAAGCCCCCCTCAGTCTCGTCCACGTAAAAAATTTCGAACTCCTCCTCCTCGCCGGCGCCATTCTCCTCCCCGCCAACCCCTATTTCTACAACAATCCCACTACAATCGCGCACGTCGTGGACACCGTCGTCGCCCGCGTCCTCGATCACCTCGGCGTCCCGCAAACCCTCGTCCCCCGCTGGCAGGAAGAACGCGACTAA
- a CDS encoding N-acetylmuramoyl-L-alanine amidase, translating to MAYRSLWFLILPLLLAGCATGQHESSVDLNSTPQPEMAAPAAPPTAQKAIIATVPIAPPPTNQLTNQPAPPAHAEAWVQLDHWCQTRGYVEFRRTTTASSYNYSFASTNAGLSGTMVVTIGSQIASWRGMIFHLGFAPVFFNGHPFVHSLDVRKNFLPLLESPVRTKENPVIVIDPGHGGTDSGAKSVYNGHTEKEYVLDWAKRLQALLVTNGWTVYLTRTNDTFVPLTNRVAFADLHKADFFLSLHFNSVSPDEQAAGLQTYCLTPEGMPSNETRGFKDDWSLVFPNNQFDTENIQYAARLHRAMLKVNGHLDRGVQRARFIRVVREQECPAVLMEGGFLSNEREARRIADPAYRQRIAEALAEGLMEEMGQHDVITNEPMAETTPATNHAAAETNSPVEHEKTNHHRGGTE from the coding sequence GTGGCCTATCGCAGTTTATGGTTTTTGATTTTGCCGTTGCTTCTCGCCGGTTGCGCGACTGGCCAGCACGAATCTTCCGTGGACCTGAACTCCACACCGCAACCGGAAATGGCCGCTCCCGCGGCGCCTCCAACAGCGCAAAAAGCGATCATCGCGACTGTGCCCATCGCACCGCCGCCGACTAATCAGTTGACCAATCAACCCGCGCCGCCCGCCCATGCCGAAGCCTGGGTGCAGTTGGATCATTGGTGTCAGACGCGCGGCTACGTGGAATTTCGCCGCACCACGACGGCATCGAGTTATAATTATTCCTTCGCCTCGACGAACGCCGGGCTCAGCGGGACGATGGTCGTCACCATCGGCAGCCAGATCGCATCGTGGCGCGGGATGATTTTTCATCTTGGGTTTGCGCCGGTATTTTTCAATGGGCATCCCTTCGTGCATTCGCTCGATGTACGGAAAAATTTTCTGCCGTTGCTTGAATCACCGGTGCGCACGAAGGAAAATCCGGTGATCGTCATTGATCCCGGCCACGGCGGGACGGACTCCGGCGCCAAGAGCGTTTATAACGGTCATACGGAAAAAGAATATGTCTTGGATTGGGCGAAGCGGCTTCAGGCATTGCTCGTGACGAATGGCTGGACAGTCTATCTCACACGCACGAACGATACGTTTGTGCCGCTGACCAATCGCGTGGCGTTCGCCGATTTGCACAAGGCGGATTTTTTTCTGAGTTTGCATTTTAATTCCGTGTCACCCGATGAGCAGGCGGCGGGGTTGCAAACGTATTGCCTCACGCCTGAGGGTATGCCCTCGAACGAGACGCGCGGCTTCAAGGATGATTGGTCGCTCGTGTTTCCAAATAATCAGTTCGACACGGAAAATATCCAATACGCGGCGCGGCTGCATCGCGCGATGCTCAAGGTCAACGGTCACCTGGATCGCGGCGTGCAACGGGCGCGGTTCATCCGCGTGGTGCGGGAGCAGGAGTGCCCGGCGGTGTTGATGGAAGGCGGTTTTTTGTCGAACGAACGCGAAGCGCGGCGCATCGCGGACCCGGCATATCGGCAGCGCATCGCCGAGGCGCTGGCGGAAGGTTTGATGGAGGAAATGGGACAACACGACGTTATCACGAATGAACCAATGGCGGAAACGACGCCCGCGACCAATCATGCTGCAGCCGAAACAAATTCGCCCGTCGAACACGAAAAAACGAATCACCATCGCGGAGGAACGGAATGA
- a CDS encoding NAD-dependent epimerase/dehydratase family protein, with amino-acid sequence MKHVIVTGGAGFIGSHLVERLLADGKAVVVIDDCSTGQLENLRQVMEHPRLRVIRSKVSECGELPELLKSAESIFHLAAAVGVELVVNSPIHVLQTNLHETEVLLAAAAIEKVPVLFTSTSEVYGKSQKPAFTEEDDLLIGPPHFGRWSYACSKLMDEFLALAYMRELSLPVVIVRLFNTVGPRQTGRHGMVLPRFIAAAKSGEPLKVYDDGRQTRCFCYVLDTVEALVRLQNCPAARGQVFNVGGTEEISIADLAREVVDVLGSKSPIEFVSYQKAYAPGFEDMRRRKPVVEKLFQATGFRPATRLQEIIALAARE; translated from the coding sequence ATGAAGCATGTCATCGTCACGGGCGGCGCGGGGTTCATCGGGTCGCATCTCGTGGAGCGTTTGCTGGCCGATGGCAAGGCCGTGGTGGTCATTGACGATTGTTCGACCGGCCAACTGGAAAATTTGCGGCAGGTGATGGAGCATCCACGGCTGCGCGTGATCCGAAGCAAGGTTTCTGAATGCGGTGAATTGCCGGAATTGCTCAAGAGTGCGGAATCTATTTTTCATCTGGCGGCGGCGGTCGGAGTGGAGCTGGTCGTCAATTCACCGATTCATGTTTTGCAAACCAATTTGCATGAGACGGAAGTGTTGCTCGCCGCGGCGGCGATAGAAAAAGTGCCGGTGTTGTTCACGTCCACTTCGGAAGTTTATGGAAAAAGCCAGAAGCCGGCCTTCACCGAAGAAGACGATTTGCTGATCGGGCCGCCGCACTTTGGCCGGTGGAGTTATGCGTGCTCGAAGTTGATGGATGAATTTCTCGCGCTGGCTTATATGCGCGAGCTGTCGCTGCCGGTAGTGATCGTACGGCTGTTCAATACGGTCGGTCCGCGGCAAACGGGTCGTCACGGCATGGTCTTGCCGCGATTCATCGCCGCCGCGAAAAGCGGTGAGCCGCTCAAGGTGTATGACGATGGGCGGCAGACGCGGTGCTTCTGTTACGTGCTGGACACGGTCGAAGCGCTGGTGCGGCTGCAAAATTGTCCGGCGGCGCGCGGCCAGGTGTTCAACGTCGGCGGCACGGAAGAAATCAGCATCGCGGATTTGGCGCGCGAGGTAGTGGACGTTTTGGGCTCCAAATCGCCCATCGAATTTGTTTCCTATCAAAAAGCGTACGCACCCGGTTTTGAAGATATGCGACGCCGCAAACCAGTGGTGGAAAAATTATTTCAAGCCACTGGGTTTCGGCCCGCAACGCGTTTGCAAGAAATCATTGCACTTGCGGCGCGGGAATAG
- a CDS encoding DUF4864 domain-containing protein: MKSTFKLVRWIMVVTLGCSLGLIFVFIVLSARTYNNDGLETTQIVHRTTPARPFKISEDNLEQELQRVIESQLAAFRSDDYPKAFEFAASSLRTQMSLPDFERMVKTGFPFIARNTASQFGVILDNGDSALVNVTVLGGGRARHYQYVLLHERSGWKIAGVMETKPVGTTI; this comes from the coding sequence ATGAAATCCACATTTAAACTTGTGCGCTGGATTATGGTTGTGACCCTTGGTTGCAGCCTCGGCCTGATCTTCGTCTTCATCGTCCTTTCCGCCCGCACTTATAATAACGATGGCCTCGAGACCACGCAGATAGTCCACCGCACGACGCCCGCGCGTCCTTTCAAGATCAGCGAGGACAACCTCGAACAGGAGCTCCAGCGCGTGATCGAATCGCAACTCGCCGCGTTTCGCTCTGACGATTATCCCAAGGCCTTTGAATTCGCTGCGTCATCACTGCGGACACAGATGTCGCTCCCCGATTTTGAGCGTATGGTCAAGACCGGCTTCCCTTTCATCGCCAGAAACACCGCCTCACAATTTGGCGTCATCCTCGACAACGGCGACAGCGCCCTCGTCAACGTCACCGTTCTCGGGGGCGGCCGGGCGCGTCATTATCAATACGTCCTTCTGCACGAACGCTCCGGCTGGAAAATCGCCGGGGTGATGGAAACCAAACCGGTGGGGACGACGATTTAA
- a CDS encoding methyltransferase domain-containing protein: MPWLDTRAHFVSRIPRSGTLLDIGSSDGETLRHFAELRPDLKFFSTDLEGAPQNYPPGCEFFRGDIQSQPLPWADGSMSGITCMHLVEHLTDLSLLIREAKRLLRPGGMIYFETPHTKTVSLPSLVGKYTFDFTMNFFDDKTHTKPVVIEDLAAKLTGAGLEVIGSGTSRNLVFAASHLVYQFLPASRKKFTARAHWIGWSAYVMARKVGSV; this comes from the coding sequence ATGCCCTGGCTAGATACGCGGGCGCACTTTGTTTCACGAATACCGCGTTCGGGAACACTTTTGGATATCGGCTCCTCGGATGGCGAGACGCTGCGGCACTTCGCGGAACTGCGGCCGGATTTGAAATTTTTTTCGACAGATCTCGAAGGCGCGCCGCAGAATTATCCGCCCGGCTGCGAATTTTTTCGCGGCGATATCCAGTCACAACCGCTGCCCTGGGCGGATGGTTCCATGTCGGGAATCACGTGCATGCACCTGGTTGAACATCTCACAGACTTGAGCTTGTTGATACGCGAGGCAAAACGGCTGCTGCGACCGGGAGGAATGATTTATTTCGAGACTCCGCACACGAAGACGGTATCGCTCCCCAGCCTCGTCGGAAAATACACGTTTGATTTCACGATGAATTTTTTTGATGACAAGACGCACACCAAACCGGTCGTGATCGAGGATTTGGCGGCGAAGTTGACCGGCGCGGGCTTGGAGGTGATCGGGTCGGGCACTTCGCGCAATCTGGTTTTTGCGGCGTCGCATCTCGTGTATCAATTTTTGCCCGCCAGCCGGAAGAAGTTCACCGCGCGCGCACATTGGATCGGATGGTCGGCGTACGTGATGGCGCGGAAAGTGGGTAGTGTGTGA
- a CDS encoding L-fucose/L-arabinose isomerase family protein, whose product MKLPKLNRGQVQLIASGDLRQSANKVCWPAQAEMERTLKAALAAEGWQVVRVHPYKAYAGHGFISSQREGMEAFKNVDPDAPLIVAEAVWQYSHHILAGLTTHRGPILTVANWSGQWPGLVGMLNLNGSLTRAGVKYSTLWSENFTDEYFLGKLRQWLKTGECSHTTEHVTPFAKAKLGGTAARTGQKLAAELRQDKAIMGVFDEGCMGMFNAMIPEELLHPTGVFKERLSQSALYFETTQVSDAEAKAVRGWFKKKGMKFTTGRNDKTDLTEEQILAQCKMYIAAMRIADDFGCDCIGIQYQQGLKDLAPASDLVEGTLNNGDRPPVKSRDGKRVLFAGEPLPHFNEVDECAGLDGLMTYRVQKALGQPVENTLHDVRWGDWDASGTVKDYVWVFEISGSAPPAHFIGGWKGAEGFRQPPMYFPKGGSTLRGISKPGEIVWSRIYVTPGGLNMDIGRGGVVTLPREETERRWQSTTWQWPIMHAVTYGVTRDQFMAKHQANHVQLVYGTDARKADDCLVAKAAMAEAMGIKVNLCGTRKGGKAWA is encoded by the coding sequence ATGAAATTACCGAAATTGAATCGCGGACAGGTGCAACTGATTGCCAGCGGGGATTTGCGCCAATCGGCAAACAAGGTTTGCTGGCCCGCGCAGGCGGAAATGGAGCGCACATTGAAGGCGGCGCTGGCGGCGGAGGGTTGGCAGGTGGTTCGCGTGCATCCTTACAAAGCTTACGCGGGCCACGGCTTCATCAGTTCGCAACGCGAAGGCATGGAGGCGTTCAAGAACGTGGACCCGGATGCGCCGCTGATCGTGGCGGAGGCGGTGTGGCAATATTCCCATCATATCCTCGCGGGACTCACGACACATCGCGGGCCGATTTTGACGGTGGCGAATTGGTCGGGGCAATGGCCGGGGCTCGTGGGCATGTTAAATTTGAATGGCTCGCTCACGCGCGCGGGAGTGAAATATTCGACCTTGTGGAGCGAGAATTTTACCGACGAATATTTTCTCGGCAAGTTGCGCCAATGGCTTAAGACCGGCGAATGCTCGCACACCACCGAACACGTCACGCCGTTTGCAAAGGCAAAACTGGGCGGCACAGCGGCGCGCACCGGTCAAAAGCTCGCGGCGGAATTGCGCCAGGACAAGGCGATCATGGGCGTGTTCGACGAAGGTTGCATGGGCATGTTCAATGCGATGATTCCTGAGGAGTTGTTGCATCCTACGGGGGTGTTCAAGGAGCGTTTGAGCCAGTCGGCGCTTTATTTTGAGACGACGCAGGTGAGCGACGCGGAAGCGAAGGCGGTGCGCGGGTGGTTCAAGAAAAAGGGAATGAAATTCACGACCGGTCGCAATGACAAAACCGATTTGACCGAGGAACAAATTCTGGCGCAGTGCAAAATGTATATCGCGGCGATGCGCATCGCGGATGATTTTGGATGCGATTGCATCGGCATCCAATATCAGCAGGGACTGAAGGATTTGGCGCCGGCGAGTGATTTGGTGGAAGGGACGTTGAATAATGGCGACCGTCCGCCAGTGAAGTCGCGCGACGGCAAACGCGTTTTGTTCGCGGGCGAACCGTTGCCGCATTTCAACGAAGTGGATGAATGCGCGGGGTTGGACGGTTTGATGACGTATCGCGTGCAAAAGGCGCTCGGGCAGCCGGTGGAGAATACGTTACACGACGTGCGCTGGGGTGATTGGGATGCGTCGGGCACGGTGAAGGATTACGTGTGGGTGTTTGAAATCAGCGGTTCGGCGCCGCCGGCACATTTTATTGGCGGATGGAAAGGCGCGGAAGGTTTTCGCCAGCCGCCGATGTACTTTCCGAAAGGCGGGAGCACCTTGCGCGGCATCTCGAAGCCGGGCGAGATCGTGTGGTCACGCATTTATGTGACGCCGGGCGGGTTGAACATGGACATCGGTCGCGGCGGGGTGGTGACGTTGCCGCGCGAAGAGACCGAGCGCCGGTGGCAATCCACGACCTGGCAATGGCCGATCATGCACGCGGTGACTTACGGCGTGACGCGCGATCAATTCATGGCCAAGCATCAGGCGAATCACGTGCAGTTGGTTTACGGTACGGATGCCCGCAAAGCCGATGATTGTTTGGTGGCCAAAGCGGCGATGGCCGAGGCTATGGGAATTAAAGTCAATTTGTGTGGCACGCGCAAAGGTGGAAAAGCCTGGGCGTAA
- a CDS encoding M48 family metalloprotease, translated as MGIIIHFVAGLGLMFILNWTGLIPWRRAASAHWTERARLLWPMRVTAGWALVFVPILVGLIYFLFFPVVRPIQISEAVAAFFGALLGNYAAASEIYPQINFKLWCHQTIANGMRFIIWGLLIAAILLMPDEFGWDMLPIAVGYLVLQLAVQFGLALRYLRWVNFLKPASERLRMIVEETSRRLNTPPPPVEQLDGVSANAFAIVTGRRLIFSDRLVEICTDNEISAICAHELAHLSESKMVLAGRLLGLFSFFPLVFIVPCMKTFGFAGLLGPYLVMFLIARFSRSLSQKMERRADQIATTDQAHDRVYAEALEKLYRFNQIPAVNATNRQTHPHLYDRLVDAGVLPDFPRPEKPDYFTWPGYIFMIAIVVLLVFVEIRIFNPDMGIQPQ; from the coding sequence GTGGGAATCATCATCCATTTCGTGGCCGGATTGGGCCTGATGTTCATCTTGAATTGGACGGGCCTGATTCCGTGGAGACGCGCGGCATCGGCGCATTGGACGGAACGCGCAAGATTGCTCTGGCCGATGCGCGTCACGGCGGGGTGGGCTTTAGTATTCGTGCCGATTCTCGTGGGACTAATTTACTTCCTCTTTTTTCCCGTGGTGAGACCCATCCAAATTAGCGAGGCGGTGGCGGCGTTTTTCGGCGCGCTGCTCGGGAATTATGCCGCCGCGAGCGAAATTTATCCCCAAATCAATTTTAAGCTGTGGTGCCATCAAACGATCGCCAACGGAATGCGTTTTATCATCTGGGGATTACTGATTGCCGCAATTTTGCTGATGCCCGATGAATTTGGCTGGGACATGCTGCCAATTGCTGTAGGTTATCTGGTGCTTCAACTGGCCGTTCAATTCGGCTTGGCTCTGCGCTACTTGAGATGGGTCAACTTCCTAAAACCCGCGAGTGAAAGGCTGCGCATGATTGTCGAGGAAACTTCGCGCCGATTGAATACCCCGCCACCACCCGTGGAACAGCTTGATGGCGTATCGGCTAACGCCTTCGCCATCGTAACCGGCCGACGCCTTATTTTCAGCGATCGGTTGGTGGAAATCTGCACCGACAACGAAATCTCGGCAATTTGCGCGCATGAACTGGCGCACCTTTCCGAATCCAAAATGGTGCTCGCCGGGCGGTTGCTCGGTTTGTTTTCCTTTTTCCCGCTGGTCTTTATCGTGCCGTGCATGAAGACTTTTGGCTTCGCCGGTTTGCTGGGCCCCTATCTCGTGATGTTTCTTATCGCGCGTTTTTCCCGTTCGCTCTCGCAAAAAATGGAACGGCGCGCCGACCAGATTGCCACGACTGACCAGGCGCACGATCGTGTGTATGCCGAGGCGCTGGAAAAATTGTATCGCTTTAACCAGATTCCAGCAGTCAACGCAACCAATCGCCAGACACATCCGCATTTATACGACCGTCTCGTGGATGCGGGAGTTCTGCCCGATTTTCCGCGCCCGGAAAAGCCCGACTATTTCACCTGGCCGGGTTATATATTTATGATCGCAATCGTGGTGCTGCTCGTCTTCGTAGAAATTCGGATATTCAACCCTGACATGGGCATCCAACCACAATAA